In a genomic window of Styela clava chromosome 11, kaStyClav1.hap1.2, whole genome shotgun sequence:
- the LOC120332166 gene encoding uncharacterized protein LOC120332166 isoform X1, which translates to MLQRTYLQPNCDWSLNGLENIFHFALEQKSKCLIQACIFIVEREFAGISSFSHRTQVKFLLESIRHIIGDNCQEEFIHIMQYLKLLHSLCSDVGCEEEYVNSILRIKQSFILFTLLDNESAANVCRVMNDFFPKHDPLESFNIMKRSLKKRFLALIKRQIYGFRKLVTKLLTDMEFRSYYFYDEWMEEFGSSFHKDMILDIDKYLRKIESCLLVGRKTNEIYQSWLGAKQISNPAVLYLLKIFLDHTVENGTKVEEMQFLKLLKWMFPSLDLDILTMPRTSSLEIPEVFTDLKSMKLCSRAGWTMTEKKPWDYEDFTTCIYERLNQNILDEQVEHEIGDKINEKHLSQGGPNQQRIPFAVLNENTAHLRVKTKKNMKRKRDDAENLENEISKRPRTEISTTKAVFRKSPVVDLCKKNIFMKPEFFYKYGKKEDSTIRISIDSPQCKRLLESGSKFFSSLCQEKRMAVVEETRTPIVNEISTEAIEFSDVENNENDSDQLNVTEDTMSTGLTWISTRRYNKTSPKSSKSEVKRTCRSLHFKSESSCDDHVSESEPESFTSSQPMVGLQNCLKLVDQTPFPDLTIHISKYPETKPCTVRLKMLSKPRTKTKNEVLIEGYKILNESDINILENAKTEIRFRNYSVH; encoded by the exons ATGTTACAAAGGACATATTTACAACCCAACTGTGATTGGTCATTGAATggacttgaaaatatttttcactttgCTCTGGAGCAGAAGTCAAAATGTCTGATTCAAG CATGCATCTTCATTGTCGAGAGGGAGTTTGCTGGTATTTCGTCATTCAGTCATCGGACCCAGGTTAAATTTCTCCTAGAATCTATTCGTCACATCATTGGCGACAATTGCCAGGAAGAATTCATTCATATAATGCAGTATTTGAAACTTCTTCATTCTTTATGTTCTGATGTTGGATGTGAAGAAGAATATGTAAACTCTATTCTCAGGATTAAACAATCT TTTATTCTGTTCACACTTCTCGATAATGAAAGTGCTGCCAACGTGTGTCGTGTTATGAATGATTTTTTTCCAAAACATGATCCTCTGGAATCGTTCAATATCATGAAGAGATCCTTG aaaaaaaggtTCTTGGCTCTCATCAAAAGACAAATTTATGGATTTAGGAAACTTGTCACCAAATTATTAACAGACATGGAGTTCCGTTCTT ATTACTTTTATGATGAATGGATGGAAGAATTCGGTTCATCTTTTCATAAAGATATGATATTAGATATTGACAAATATCTGAGGAAAATTGAATCATGTTTACTGGTTGGAAGAAAAACAAATGAG ATTTACCAAAGTTGGCTCGGCGCAAAACAGATCTCAAATCCTGCTGTGTTGTATTTGTTGAAGATTTTCTTAGATCACACTGTGGAAAATGGTACAAAGGTGGAGgaaatgcaatttttaaagTTGCTTAAATGGATGTTTCCTAGTTTAG ATTTGGACATCCTAACAATGCCACGTACCAGTTCATTAGAAATTCCAGAAGTTTTCACCGACTTGAAGTCTATGAAACTATGTTCTCGGGCTGGGTGGACAATGACAGAAAAAAAGCCCTGGGATTATGAAGACTTTACAACATGCATTTATGAGAGattgaatcaaaatattttggacGAACAAGTTGAACATGAAATTGGAgataaaattaatgaaaaacatCTCAGTCAGGGCGGTCCAAACCAACAGAGGATTCCCTTTGCAGTTCTAAATGAAAACACTGCTCATCTTCGTGTAAAAACGAAAAAGAATATGAAACGCAAAAGAGATGACGCAGAAAACTTAGAGAATGAAATATCTAAAAGACCTCGTACTGAAATTTCTACAACAAAAGCAGTCTTCAGGAAAAGCCCAGTTGTAGATTTATGTAAAAAGAACATTTTTATGAAGCctgaatttttttataaatatggtAAGAAAGAAGACTCAACGATTAGGATCAGTATTGACAGTCCTCAATGTAAAAGATTACTTGAATCAGGTTCCAAGTTTTTTTCATCTCTTTGTCAAGAGAAGCGGATGGCTGTGGTCGAAGAAACTAGGACACCCATTGTGAATGAG ATTAGTACAGAAGCAATTGAATTCAGTGATGtggaaaataatgaaaatgattcTGACCAATTAAATGTTACTGAAGACACAATGTCTACTGGACTAACATGGATTTCAACAAGAAGATATAATA AAACATCACCAAAATCATCTAAAAGTGAAGTCAAAAGAACTTGTCGATCTCTTCATTTCAAATCAGAATCCTCTTGTG ATGATCACGTCAGTGAAAGTGAACCTGAATCATTTACTTCTTCACAGCCTATGGTGGGG TTGCAAAATTGTCTGAAACTCGTTGATCAGACACCTTTTCCGGATCTCACAATTCACATCAGCAAGTACCCAGAGACAAAACCATGTACTGTGCGATtgaaaatgttatcaaaacCAAGGACAAAAACTAAGAATGAGGTTTTAATTGAAggatacaaaattttaaatgaaagtgatataaatattttagagaATGCTAAAACTGAAATCAGGTTTAGAAACTATAGTGTCCATTGA
- the LOC120332166 gene encoding uncharacterized protein LOC120332166 isoform X2 yields the protein MLQRTYLQPNCDWSLNGLENIFHFALEQKSKCLIQACIFIVEREFAGISSFSHRTQVKFLLESIRHIIGDNCQEEFIHIMQYLKLLHSLCSDVGCEEEYVNSILRIKQSFILFTLLDNESAANVCRVMNDFFPKHDPLESFNIMKRSLKKRFLALIKRQIYGFRKLVTKLLTDMEFRSYYFYDEWMEEFGSSFHKDMILDIDKYLRKIESCLLVGRKTNEIYQSWLGAKQISNPAVLYLLKIFLDHTVENGTKVEEMQFLKLLKWMFPSLDLDILTMPRTSSLEIPEVFTDLKSMKLCSRAGWTMTEKKPWDYEDFTTCIYERLNQNILDEQVEHEIGDKINEKHLSQGGPNQQRIPFAVLNENTAHLRVKTKKNMKRKRDDAENLENEISKRPRTEISTTKAVFRKSPVVDLCKKNIFMKPEFFYKYGKKEDSTIRISIDSPQCKRLLESGSKFFSSLCQEKRMAVVEETRTPIVNEISTEAIEFSDVENNENDSDQLNVTEDTMSTGLTWISTRRYNKTSPKSSKSEVKRTCRSLHFKSESSCDDHVSESEPESFTSSQPMLQNCLKLVDQTPFPDLTIHISKYPETKPCTVRLKMLSKPRTKTKNEVLIEGYKILNESDINILENAKTEIRFRNYSVH from the exons ATGTTACAAAGGACATATTTACAACCCAACTGTGATTGGTCATTGAATggacttgaaaatatttttcactttgCTCTGGAGCAGAAGTCAAAATGTCTGATTCAAG CATGCATCTTCATTGTCGAGAGGGAGTTTGCTGGTATTTCGTCATTCAGTCATCGGACCCAGGTTAAATTTCTCCTAGAATCTATTCGTCACATCATTGGCGACAATTGCCAGGAAGAATTCATTCATATAATGCAGTATTTGAAACTTCTTCATTCTTTATGTTCTGATGTTGGATGTGAAGAAGAATATGTAAACTCTATTCTCAGGATTAAACAATCT TTTATTCTGTTCACACTTCTCGATAATGAAAGTGCTGCCAACGTGTGTCGTGTTATGAATGATTTTTTTCCAAAACATGATCCTCTGGAATCGTTCAATATCATGAAGAGATCCTTG aaaaaaaggtTCTTGGCTCTCATCAAAAGACAAATTTATGGATTTAGGAAACTTGTCACCAAATTATTAACAGACATGGAGTTCCGTTCTT ATTACTTTTATGATGAATGGATGGAAGAATTCGGTTCATCTTTTCATAAAGATATGATATTAGATATTGACAAATATCTGAGGAAAATTGAATCATGTTTACTGGTTGGAAGAAAAACAAATGAG ATTTACCAAAGTTGGCTCGGCGCAAAACAGATCTCAAATCCTGCTGTGTTGTATTTGTTGAAGATTTTCTTAGATCACACTGTGGAAAATGGTACAAAGGTGGAGgaaatgcaatttttaaagTTGCTTAAATGGATGTTTCCTAGTTTAG ATTTGGACATCCTAACAATGCCACGTACCAGTTCATTAGAAATTCCAGAAGTTTTCACCGACTTGAAGTCTATGAAACTATGTTCTCGGGCTGGGTGGACAATGACAGAAAAAAAGCCCTGGGATTATGAAGACTTTACAACATGCATTTATGAGAGattgaatcaaaatattttggacGAACAAGTTGAACATGAAATTGGAgataaaattaatgaaaaacatCTCAGTCAGGGCGGTCCAAACCAACAGAGGATTCCCTTTGCAGTTCTAAATGAAAACACTGCTCATCTTCGTGTAAAAACGAAAAAGAATATGAAACGCAAAAGAGATGACGCAGAAAACTTAGAGAATGAAATATCTAAAAGACCTCGTACTGAAATTTCTACAACAAAAGCAGTCTTCAGGAAAAGCCCAGTTGTAGATTTATGTAAAAAGAACATTTTTATGAAGCctgaatttttttataaatatggtAAGAAAGAAGACTCAACGATTAGGATCAGTATTGACAGTCCTCAATGTAAAAGATTACTTGAATCAGGTTCCAAGTTTTTTTCATCTCTTTGTCAAGAGAAGCGGATGGCTGTGGTCGAAGAAACTAGGACACCCATTGTGAATGAG ATTAGTACAGAAGCAATTGAATTCAGTGATGtggaaaataatgaaaatgattcTGACCAATTAAATGTTACTGAAGACACAATGTCTACTGGACTAACATGGATTTCAACAAGAAGATATAATA AAACATCACCAAAATCATCTAAAAGTGAAGTCAAAAGAACTTGTCGATCTCTTCATTTCAAATCAGAATCCTCTTGTG ATGATCACGTCAGTGAAAGTGAACCTGAATCATTTACTTCTTCACAGCCTATG TTGCAAAATTGTCTGAAACTCGTTGATCAGACACCTTTTCCGGATCTCACAATTCACATCAGCAAGTACCCAGAGACAAAACCATGTACTGTGCGATtgaaaatgttatcaaaacCAAGGACAAAAACTAAGAATGAGGTTTTAATTGAAggatacaaaattttaaatgaaagtgatataaatattttagagaATGCTAAAACTGAAATCAGGTTTAGAAACTATAGTGTCCATTGA
- the LOC120332198 gene encoding winged helix repair factor 1-like, which produces MKRRHTILRGSPGNSKKSKTFIPWSNGKLDSEANITDAMSAIEHIRNIFPQEQLQNRFPPIVFKHQLYALLENRTTVDQQVNDLFECGRIKIFHLEHRNEEHMIVLTKDFIAHVNRYHNISSREGRGERKDDKKLTSREQIISRFLIEVIGSISELTITEHTMINQYGFKDKDITELVNAGLLTLRDAGSWWFSIPGAGQFIKIFKKGRQATIRMIRATKSREILLTELRSRKSPASIKLGLTYHTHDLVGSDLIKCIPSTSGLVLRIADD; this is translated from the coding sequence ATGAAGAGACGACATACTATATTACGTGGCTCTCCTGGAAACAGCAAGAAGTCCAAAACATTCATACCTTGGAGTAATGGAAAACTAGATTCAGAAGCTAATATAACTGATGCAATGAGTGCAATTGAGCacattagaaatatatttccacAAGAACAACTGCAGAACCGGTTTCCGCCTATTGTTTTTAAACATCAATTGTATGCTTTATTGGAAAATAGAACGACAGTTGATCAGCAAGTAAATGATCTTTTTGAATGTGgacgaataaaaatatttcatttggaaCATAGAAATGAGGAGCATATGATTGTATTAACAAAAGATTTTATTGCTCACGTCAATCGATATCACAATATTTCATCTAGGGAAGGACGGGGTGAACGTAAAGATGATAAGAAGTTAACTAGCAGGGAGCAAATCATATCTCGATTTTTGATCGAGGTTATTGGAAGTATATCAGAACTTACTATTACTGAACATACAATGATAAATCAATATGGATTTAAAGATAAAGACATTACAGAGTTGGTAAATGCCGGACTTCTAACTTTAAGAGATGCTGGAAGTTGGTGGTTCTCTATACCTGGCGCTGGTCAATTTATAAAGATTTTTAAAAAAGGAAGACAGGCAACAATAAGAATGATTAGAGCTACTAAGAGCAGAGAAATTCTATTAACTGAACTCAGGTCTCGTAAATCACCTGCGTCTATCAAACTTGGTCTAACATATCACACACATGATCTAGTTGGATCTGATTTGATAAAGTGCATTCCTTCCACCAGTGGACTGGTTTTAAGGATAGCAGATGATTAG
- the LOC120332188 gene encoding survival of motor neuron-related-splicing factor 30-like: protein MSAELEANLTNYKVQLAQVEAALSADPENEELKKLKQDLEEVIQLTKDLMGVEAAKPSTKAKTTTGKTAEEIAEETVQPDSGPRHMWKVGDPCYAIWSGDGKYHKGVLEEILPESATVAVRFDEFEQPDVCQLTQLKLLADGDKAGFKSKASKRELMIQQREYRKKKNQRKKMRAKEKEAESEISKHKWKEFNKKITHKSMKGAVKKSIFASPEGLVGRVGIGTCGTADKDMTKYDEGAKYNARHLVPKS from the coding sequence atgTCTGCCGAATTGGAAGCAAATTTGACAAACTATAAAGTGCAATTAGCGCAAGTCGAGGCAGCTCTATCAGCAGATCCTGAAAATGAAGAACTTAAAAAATTGAAGCAAGATCTTGAAGAAGTTATTCAACTAACTAAAGATTTAATGGGAGTAGAAGCTGCAAAACCTTCAACGAAAGCAAAAACAACAACTGGAAAAACCGCCGAAGAAATAGCAGAAGAGACTGTTCAGCCTGACAGTGGTCCTCGTCATATGTGGAAAGTAGGTGACCCATGTTATGCAATATGGAGTGGAGATGGGAAATATCACAAAGGAGTACTCGAAGAAATTTTACCTGAAAGTGCAACAGTTGCAGTTCGATTTGATGAATTTGAGCAGCCAGATGTTTGTCAATTAACGCAGTTAAAACTGCTTGCCGATGGTGACAAGGCTGGTTTTAAATCAAAAGCCAGTAAACGGGAATTAATGATTCAACAACGTGAATATCgtaaaaagaaaaatcaaaGAAAGAAAATGAGAGCAAAAGAGAAAGAAGCTGAATCTGAAATTTCGAAACATAAATGGaaagaatttaataaaaaaatcacaCATAAGTCTATGAAAGGTGCCGTCAAGAAAAGTATATTTGCATCACCTGAAGGTCTTGTTGGAAGAGTGGGAATTGGTACTTGCGGAACTGCAGATAAAGATATGACAAAATATGATGAGGGTGCTAAATATAACGCACGGCATCTTGTGCCAAAATCATGA